In Halobacteriovorax marinus SJ, the following proteins share a genomic window:
- a CDS encoding substrate-binding periplasmic protein, whose translation MNKFILLYLLLTFSANALVANLAVEDSWPPYSDENGKGISTNIIKAAFKAVDVEAKVSVFPYARALRVVQTGEYDGCYNVTKQESTKKLFHFGEEPILKSQASFFQHRETPLKYEAIHEIPKGTTLVLIRGYEYGDNFDKIKNHFKLFYVNNQKQIIKMILNKRATLTIMFDNVAKYHLKGNPRAKEIKRTIPNHMSDIYVGFNLKSAKSKALSKKLDEGLRIIKANGVYNKLAQF comes from the coding sequence ATGAATAAATTTATTTTACTCTATTTACTCCTCACTTTTTCCGCAAATGCACTAGTGGCAAACCTAGCCGTTGAAGACAGTTGGCCACCATACTCAGATGAAAATGGAAAAGGAATTTCAACCAATATTATAAAGGCAGCATTTAAGGCAGTTGATGTAGAAGCAAAGGTCAGTGTCTTCCCCTACGCTAGGGCCCTTCGAGTTGTACAAACTGGAGAATACGATGGCTGCTACAATGTTACCAAACAAGAGAGCACTAAGAAGCTCTTTCACTTTGGTGAAGAACCAATTTTAAAATCGCAAGCTTCTTTCTTTCAACATAGAGAAACTCCTTTGAAGTATGAAGCCATTCATGAGATTCCAAAAGGTACAACTTTAGTTTTAATTAGAGGTTATGAATACGGGGATAACTTCGATAAAATAAAAAATCACTTCAAGTTATTCTACGTTAATAACCAAAAGCAGATTATTAAAATGATTCTAAACAAGAGGGCAACTCTTACAATCATGTTTGATAATGTTGCGAAATATCACCTTAAAGGTAATCCTAGAGCAAAAGAAATCAAGAGAACAATTCCCAATCATATGAGCGATATCTATGTTGGATTTAATTTGAAATCTGCTAAGTCAAAAGCTCTTTCTAAGAAATTAGATGAAGGCCTTAGAATCATAAAGGCCAATGGTGTTTATAATAAACTAGCTCAATTCTAA
- a CDS encoding gamma-glutamylcyclotransferase — MNIFIFGSLLSQEVLDIVINSQAINLETIPSKIINNYKAQYVLGEDYPLLMKETGSQTIGKIIQIHDELQLLRLKYYEGEENPLLLLEGEESLYAFIADATLEPSTREWSFMDWYQSSKHQEFLMKVESFMNTYNSKTKTPW, encoded by the coding sequence TTGAATATCTTTATTTTCGGATCACTTTTAAGCCAGGAAGTTTTAGATATTGTAATAAACTCACAGGCCATTAATTTAGAGACGATTCCCTCCAAAATAATTAATAATTACAAAGCCCAATATGTACTTGGAGAAGACTACCCTCTTCTAATGAAAGAAACTGGATCACAGACAATTGGAAAAATAATCCAAATTCATGACGAACTTCAATTGCTACGTCTTAAATACTATGAAGGAGAAGAGAACCCTCTCCTTCTATTAGAAGGAGAGGAATCGCTCTATGCTTTTATTGCGGATGCCACTCTAGAGCCAAGCACAAGAGAGTGGTCCTTTATGGATTGGTATCAATCAAGTAAACATCAGGAATTTCTAATGAAGGTTGAATCCTTTATGAATACCTATAATTCTAAAACCAAAACCCCTTGGTAA
- a CDS encoding alpha/beta fold hydrolase, with translation MIRDYKFLKTIDGKELHLEISESGKKKWLIVTHGIGEHLNRHSYIDELFGSSFNILKYDIRGHGRSQGLKKGYVDNFSDFFSDLKEVILFLKKSYKMESFCLFGHSMGALITAGYMQNLADAENYPDAVFLNAPPAGFPGALGEIMNISPLGFVNKLTSLPFSLKLGGLVDLDYLSHDNRVKENYIEDEFNILKPHSKLLFEMVKASKEVFSRPLRITCPSFISYGTEDRVVSIPKLESYLELVDKSFKVEKIEGAYHETHNEIEKYRTPYFKFLKDSLLSVLN, from the coding sequence GTGATTCGTGATTATAAGTTTTTAAAGACAATTGATGGTAAAGAGCTGCATTTAGAAATCTCAGAAAGTGGCAAGAAGAAGTGGTTGATTGTAACTCATGGAATTGGAGAGCACTTAAATCGTCATAGTTATATCGACGAATTATTTGGAAGTAGTTTTAATATTTTAAAATATGATATTAGAGGACATGGTAGAAGTCAGGGGCTAAAGAAAGGTTATGTAGATAACTTCTCTGATTTCTTTAGTGATTTAAAGGAAGTCATTCTCTTTTTAAAGAAGTCATATAAGATGGAAAGTTTCTGTCTCTTTGGTCACTCGATGGGCGCTCTTATCACAGCTGGATATATGCAAAATTTAGCAGATGCTGAAAATTATCCAGATGCAGTCTTTTTAAATGCTCCTCCTGCTGGTTTTCCTGGAGCCCTAGGTGAGATTATGAATATATCTCCTTTGGGGTTTGTAAATAAGTTAACATCACTTCCATTCTCTCTAAAGCTTGGAGGCTTGGTTGATTTAGACTATCTCTCTCACGATAATAGAGTGAAGGAAAATTATATTGAAGACGAGTTTAATATTTTAAAGCCACACTCCAAGCTTCTCTTTGAAATGGTGAAGGCTTCAAAGGAAGTCTTCTCAAGACCTCTTAGAATTACTTGTCCGTCTTTTATCTCTTATGGGACAGAGGACAGGGTAGTAAGTATTCCTAAACTTGAGAGTTACTTAGAACTTGTTGATAAAAGCTTTAAGGTTGAGAAGATAGAAGGTGCTTACCACGAAACACATAATGAAATAGAGAAGTATAGGACTCCATACTTTAAGTTCTTAAAAGATTCTTTATTATCAGTACTTAATTAG
- the bcp gene encoding thioredoxin-dependent thiol peroxidase: MSFPKVGNLAPAFTMVNQDGEKVSLKDFKGKKNVVLYFYPKAMTPGCTVQACGIRDSKNPLKKLDTVVLGVSPDEEKRLVKFIERDELNFDLLSDPEHKFAEKYGCWGLKKFMGKEYMGILRTTFIIGKDGRLKHVMDKVKTKTHHDDVMNWIKENLK, encoded by the coding sequence ATGTCATTTCCAAAAGTAGGAAATTTAGCACCAGCATTTACAATGGTAAATCAAGATGGAGAGAAAGTTTCTCTAAAAGACTTTAAGGGAAAAAAGAATGTTGTCCTTTACTTTTACCCAAAAGCAATGACTCCTGGATGTACTGTTCAGGCATGCGGTATTCGCGATAGTAAGAATCCACTTAAGAAACTTGATACAGTGGTTCTTGGAGTTTCTCCAGACGAAGAAAAGAGACTTGTGAAGTTTATTGAAAGAGATGAGCTAAACTTTGATCTCCTTTCTGATCCTGAGCACAAATTTGCTGAAAAATATGGTTGCTGGGGACTTAAGAAATTTATGGGCAAGGAATATATGGGGATTCTAAGAACAACATTCATTATTGGTAAAGACGGGCGTCTTAAGCATGTGATGGACAAGGTTAAGACTAAGACCCACCATGACGATGTTATGAATTGGATTAAGGAAAACCTTAAGTAA
- a CDS encoding type 1 glutamine amidotransferase — protein MSKISVIDCAVETLTNNCFNRLVDNLEIALRFHCPSMFGMDSLKGDDSSAYIVFGSYSNIEDRLEWHKDLAQFLDEKLKSGIPVLGICFGHQLMADYYGSDIERNENSQYFQGVRKVSLENNRSMSFFVAHNFQIKKIANCFNTLGSSNDCAHEIIQHKEYPFTGIQGHPEASTHFVNDTLKDIHIEQIESRKASLDGITFIKDFLDQYNLL, from the coding sequence ATGAGTAAAATCTCCGTTATAGATTGTGCAGTCGAAACACTAACAAATAATTGCTTTAATAGACTAGTGGATAATTTAGAAATTGCCCTTAGATTTCACTGCCCCTCAATGTTTGGAATGGATAGCCTTAAAGGTGATGACTCCTCTGCCTATATTGTCTTTGGAAGTTATTCAAATATTGAAGATAGACTTGAGTGGCACAAAGACCTTGCCCAATTTCTAGATGAGAAGTTGAAGTCTGGCATTCCTGTCCTAGGCATCTGTTTTGGTCATCAACTTATGGCCGATTACTATGGCTCGGATATTGAGAGAAATGAAAACTCTCAATATTTTCAAGGAGTAAGAAAAGTCAGCTTAGAGAATAATCGCTCCATGTCTTTTTTCGTGGCTCACAATTTTCAAATCAAGAAAATTGCAAATTGCTTTAACACTCTTGGAAGCTCCAATGATTGTGCTCATGAAATTATTCAACACAAGGAATACCCTTTTACAGGAATTCAAGGCCATCCAGAGGCTTCCACGCACTTTGTAAATGATACTTTAAAAGATATTCATATAGAACAAATTGAGTCTAGAAAGGCTTCCCTCGATGGAATCACTTTTATTAAAGACTTTCTAGACCAATACAATTTACTTTAA
- a CDS encoding GAF domain-containing protein produces the protein MDIYTEIKNHFLLQVLDVDYSLAVYIQIEDDLKLISSTDNALGVLNFKEKKAVKKKELMLPIEYLGKVIGALQLKVPMNVKIEERESLILDELTKMLAPVLRGGADDRELIYNIEVYKWIIEARNKISKLADWIGIYYKSEYISGEKSSDLLLGPYIGESTDHVKIPISEGLCGLALREERVVNIGDVNEDSRHIACSLKTKSELIIPLKNSYGDSIAELDIDSNMLNAFSKEVEEELKEFCLTFPLK, from the coding sequence ATGGATATATATACAGAAATTAAGAATCATTTCTTATTACAAGTTTTAGATGTAGATTACTCTCTAGCCGTTTACATACAAATCGAAGATGATTTAAAGCTAATTTCTTCAACTGACAACGCTCTCGGTGTTTTAAATTTTAAAGAAAAGAAAGCGGTTAAGAAAAAAGAATTAATGCTTCCAATTGAGTATCTTGGAAAAGTTATTGGGGCCTTACAACTTAAGGTGCCAATGAATGTAAAGATTGAAGAGAGAGAATCTCTTATCTTGGATGAACTCACAAAGATGCTTGCTCCTGTTTTAAGAGGTGGAGCAGATGATCGTGAGCTCATTTATAATATTGAAGTTTATAAGTGGATAATTGAGGCAAGAAATAAAATATCAAAACTAGCTGATTGGATTGGTATCTACTATAAGAGTGAGTATATCAGTGGAGAGAAGTCTAGCGACTTACTACTTGGGCCATATATTGGTGAGTCTACCGATCATGTGAAGATTCCTATATCTGAAGGATTATGTGGCCTTGCTCTTAGAGAAGAGAGAGTTGTAAATATTGGTGATGTAAATGAAGATAGTCGTCACATCGCTTGCAGCTTAAAGACGAAGTCAGAGTTAATTATCCCATTGAAAAATTCTTACGGCGACTCTATTGCAGAGTTAGATATTGACTCTAATATGTTGAATGCTTTTAGTAAGGAAGTTGAAGAAGAACTTAAGGAGTTCTGCTTAACTTTTCCATTAAAGTAA
- a CDS encoding tetratricopeptide repeat protein, producing the protein MKSISEKFLNRRVFTRGIQSFLPLLFILSLTSCSWISSKRSLFGDETVESAQEKRSEKLQSVPKEQYEQLQRKYNELLAKSKSTPVPVEQQAPQLSSEEIVNQLSQAKESSDLVETVDVFSGEPIAKKVNSIDSRATVAPVVVPPSEIEAQIISLERARALSSQNKFDQSLTILKELEKSNVRQIKVRAKFEIGELLFIQGEFDLAMQVFEEIIHKEAFSGVVLKVLGRLIVCSEKLKLSKKKQKYYSILHDFFEQA; encoded by the coding sequence GTGAAAAGTATTTCTGAAAAATTCTTGAATAGACGTGTATTCACACGAGGAATTCAAAGTTTTCTACCTTTATTATTTATTCTTTCACTTACTTCGTGTTCATGGATTAGCAGTAAGCGCAGCCTCTTTGGAGATGAGACTGTAGAGAGTGCTCAAGAGAAAAGAAGTGAGAAGCTTCAATCAGTTCCAAAAGAGCAATACGAACAACTACAAAGAAAGTATAACGAGCTACTAGCAAAGTCCAAGAGTACGCCAGTCCCTGTAGAGCAACAGGCTCCTCAATTATCATCAGAAGAAATTGTAAATCAACTTAGCCAGGCTAAAGAGAGTAGTGATCTTGTTGAGACAGTAGATGTTTTTTCCGGAGAGCCAATTGCTAAGAAGGTGAACTCTATTGACTCAAGAGCTACGGTAGCTCCTGTGGTTGTTCCGCCATCGGAGATTGAGGCCCAGATTATAAGTCTTGAAAGAGCGAGAGCATTGAGTTCTCAAAATAAGTTTGATCAATCACTTACTATTTTAAAAGAACTGGAAAAGTCTAATGTAAGGCAGATTAAGGTGAGAGCAAAGTTTGAAATTGGCGAGCTACTCTTCATTCAAGGGGAGTTTGACTTAGCGATGCAAGTCTTTGAAGAGATCATTCATAAGGAAGCCTTCTCTGGTGTAGTGCTAAAAGTTTTAGGAAGACTTATCGTTTGTAGTGAGAAATTAAAACTCTCTAAGAAGAAGCAAAAGTATTATTCAATCCTTCACGATTTTTTTGAGCAGGCATAA
- a CDS encoding ABC transporter ATP-binding protein, whose product MKEETTPLKRLLKYMKARRGTVWLATIYSILNKIFDIAPPLLIGMTVDVVVKKEDSFVAGFGFHTMMEQIYAIAGLTIVVWVLESFFEYLLKVKWRGLAQNVQNDLRLDTYNHVQKLELSYFENKSTGNLISIMNDDVNQLERFLDDGANSLIQVATTVISIGIIFFYFSPLIAALSFLPVPMVLFGSYFFQKRIEKRYRSVRDNAGLLNSILNNNLAGIATIKSYCAEVFEAKRIKEQSTSYAMANFSAIKLSSLFSPLIRMVILCGFLMTMIVGANKVQSGALEIGSYSVLIFLTQRLLWPLTSLGQTYDLFQRAMASANRIFDLMETPLGIKDGDAISDEEVESIHFNNISFAYEEGFNVLNGIDIKVDSGKTIAIVGSTGSGKSTLVKLLLRFYDCTKGAIELGSHRLTEISQQDLRKKISYVGQDNYLFHGTVEENIAYGIENANREEIIKAAKTAEAHEFIMSLPNGYQTLVGERGQKLSGGQRQRISIARAVMKNSPIFIFDEATSAVDNETEAAIQRSLNKITNEKTTIMIAHRLSTIRHAHQIYVLEKGVVTENGTHEELLAKGGMYKSLWSVQTGE is encoded by the coding sequence TTGAAAGAAGAGACCACACCACTTAAGAGATTATTGAAATATATGAAGGCCAGACGAGGAACAGTCTGGCTTGCAACTATATATTCAATTCTAAATAAAATATTTGATATTGCCCCACCGCTTCTTATTGGGATGACTGTAGATGTTGTTGTAAAAAAAGAAGACTCATTTGTTGCAGGCTTTGGCTTTCATACAATGATGGAGCAGATCTATGCTATTGCTGGACTAACGATTGTGGTCTGGGTACTAGAGTCATTCTTTGAATATTTATTAAAAGTAAAGTGGAGAGGTCTCGCACAAAACGTTCAAAATGATTTAAGACTAGATACATATAATCATGTTCAAAAGTTAGAGCTAAGTTACTTCGAAAATAAGAGTACGGGGAATCTGATCTCAATTATGAATGATGATGTTAATCAACTGGAGAGGTTTCTTGATGATGGAGCAAATTCTCTTATTCAAGTCGCAACGACAGTCATTAGTATTGGAATCATCTTCTTTTACTTTTCGCCACTAATTGCAGCTCTCTCATTTCTACCTGTACCAATGGTTTTATTTGGTTCTTATTTCTTTCAAAAGAGAATTGAAAAGAGGTATCGAAGCGTTAGAGATAATGCAGGACTTTTAAATAGTATATTGAATAATAACTTGGCAGGAATTGCGACAATTAAAAGTTATTGTGCTGAGGTTTTTGAAGCAAAACGCATTAAAGAGCAGAGTACTAGCTATGCTATGGCAAACTTCTCTGCGATTAAGTTAAGCTCTCTTTTTTCACCTCTCATTCGAATGGTTATTCTTTGTGGATTTCTGATGACGATGATCGTTGGGGCTAATAAAGTTCAAAGTGGAGCACTTGAGATTGGTTCATATAGTGTACTTATATTTTTAACTCAGAGACTTCTTTGGCCTTTAACTTCATTAGGTCAAACATATGATCTCTTTCAAAGAGCGATGGCCTCGGCAAATAGAATTTTTGATCTTATGGAAACACCTCTAGGTATTAAAGATGGCGATGCAATAAGTGATGAGGAAGTAGAGAGCATTCACTTTAATAATATAAGCTTTGCTTACGAAGAGGGATTTAACGTTTTAAATGGAATAGATATAAAAGTTGATTCTGGTAAAACAATTGCTATCGTTGGCTCAACGGGATCTGGAAAAAGTACTCTCGTAAAGCTACTTCTTAGATTCTATGATTGCACAAAAGGAGCAATCGAGTTGGGAAGTCATAGACTGACTGAAATTTCTCAACAAGACCTCAGAAAGAAAATTTCCTATGTTGGGCAAGATAATTATCTCTTTCACGGAACAGTCGAAGAGAATATTGCTTACGGAATAGAAAATGCAAATAGAGAAGAGATTATTAAGGCGGCCAAAACGGCAGAAGCTCATGAATTCATAATGTCCCTTCCAAATGGTTATCAAACTCTAGTAGGAGAGAGGGGGCAGAAGCTCTCTGGTGGACAGAGACAGAGAATCTCTATTGCCAGGGCCGTAATGAAGAATTCTCCAATCTTTATTTTTGATGAAGCGACTTCCGCTGTCGATAATGAAACAGAAGCAGCGATTCAAAGGTCACTTAATAAGATCACCAATGAAAAGACTACTATAATGATTGCCCATAGGCTTTCAACAATTAGACATGCTCATCAAATTTATGTTTTAGAAAAAGGTGTCGTCACTGAAAACGGAACTCACGAAGAGCTACTTGCCAAAGGTGGGATGTATAAGAGTCTGTGGAGTGTTCAAACTGGTGAATAA
- a CDS encoding M48 family metallopeptidase, with protein MQAAEVVTKAFLFFLFTKSLIESYLDNRNRKHILANRNSVPEKFQDQITLEDHQKAADYSIAKIKVSKVFNFIELVILLIWTLGGGIEALDKLSKTLNYSELTTGVIFFAIYMFISLLLGLPQSIYSTFVLEEKFGFNKTTPKTFILDLVKGLILGALIGMPIIYAILWIMNALGTYWWVYAWAFLTLTQFVIIWAYPRFIAPLFNKFSKLEDGEVKDKVEQLLNKTGFESNGLFVMDASIRSSHGNAYFTGFGKNKRIVFFDTLIKNLSADEVTAVLAHELGHFKKRHIIKGLAKSIILSFIGFSILGYLADWLPFFTGHGVQTPSTHAALLLFMMVSGIYTFILIPINAMTSRKYEFEADEFASQYANAKDLITALVKLYKHNASTLTPDPGYSKFYHSHPPALTRVKHLESLIKG; from the coding sequence ATGCAAGCTGCTGAAGTCGTTACAAAAGCCTTCTTATTTTTCTTATTTACAAAATCTCTTATTGAATCTTACCTCGATAATAGAAATAGAAAACATATTTTGGCCAATAGAAATTCTGTACCAGAAAAGTTTCAGGATCAAATAACACTAGAAGATCATCAAAAGGCGGCCGATTACTCGATTGCTAAGATTAAAGTTTCAAAAGTTTTTAATTTTATAGAATTAGTCATTCTTCTTATTTGGACACTTGGTGGTGGTATCGAGGCACTAGACAAACTTTCAAAAACGCTAAACTATAGTGAGCTTACAACAGGAGTGATCTTCTTTGCCATCTATATGTTTATCAGCTTACTACTGGGACTTCCGCAGTCAATTTACTCTACATTTGTACTAGAAGAGAAGTTTGGCTTTAATAAGACGACACCAAAAACTTTTATCTTAGATCTAGTAAAAGGTTTAATCCTTGGTGCACTAATAGGAATGCCAATCATCTACGCTATTCTTTGGATCATGAATGCACTAGGAACTTACTGGTGGGTTTATGCCTGGGCATTTCTAACTCTTACGCAATTTGTAATCATCTGGGCCTACCCTCGCTTTATCGCTCCTCTCTTTAATAAGTTTTCAAAATTAGAAGACGGAGAAGTAAAGGATAAAGTTGAGCAACTTTTAAATAAGACTGGCTTTGAAAGTAATGGTCTCTTTGTCATGGATGCAAGTATTAGAAGCAGCCATGGAAATGCATACTTCACAGGCTTTGGAAAAAATAAGAGAATTGTTTTCTTTGATACACTTATTAAGAACCTAAGTGCTGATGAAGTGACAGCAGTTCTTGCTCATGAGTTAGGACACTTTAAGAAAAGACATATTATCAAAGGACTAGCGAAGTCTATTATTTTGAGCTTCATCGGCTTTTCAATTCTAGGTTACTTGGCAGACTGGCTTCCATTCTTTACTGGTCATGGTGTTCAAACACCAAGTACTCACGCTGCTCTACTTCTCTTTATGATGGTATCAGGAATTTATACTTTCATTCTCATTCCAATAAATGCAATGACTTCTAGAAAGTATGAATTTGAAGCAGATGAGTTTGCGAGCCAATACGCTAATGCAAAAGACTTAATCACTGCGCTGGTAAAACTCTATAAACACAACGCCAGCACTTTAACTCCAGACCCAGGGTACAGTAAATTCTATCACTCTCACCCTCCGGCACTAACTCGAGTTAAGCACTTAGAGTCCCTTATAAAAGGATAA
- a CDS encoding methylated-DNA--[protein]-cysteine S-methyltransferase, protein MEAILKTKLGKFYIQYSDQGLSLLSFSIPSKVDDKQKDKTFLADLTKQLNEFSEGKRREFNIKLDIVGTDFQKKVWRELLKIKHGSVTSYGEIAKKLKVAGGQRAVGGANNRNKIPIIIPCHRVIRANGELGGYAGGLKLKEKLLAIEGVALK, encoded by the coding sequence ATGGAAGCTATCCTAAAAACAAAACTTGGAAAATTCTATATTCAATATAGTGATCAAGGCTTAAGTCTACTCTCATTTTCAATTCCTAGCAAAGTAGATGATAAGCAAAAGGATAAGACCTTTCTTGCAGATTTAACAAAGCAATTAAATGAATTCTCTGAAGGCAAGAGAAGAGAGTTCAATATTAAATTAGATATTGTAGGAACAGACTTTCAAAAGAAAGTTTGGAGAGAGCTTCTTAAGATTAAGCACGGAAGTGTCACAAGCTATGGAGAAATTGCAAAGAAGTTAAAAGTCGCCGGAGGTCAAAGGGCCGTGGGTGGTGCCAATAATAGAAATAAGATTCCAATTATTATTCCATGTCACAGAGTAATAAGAGCAAATGGTGAATTAGGTGGATATGCTGGGGGATTGAAATTAAAAGAGAAGCTACTCGCTATAGAAGGAGTAGCCTTAAAGTAA
- a CDS encoding endonuclease/exonuclease/phosphatase family protein, protein MKSLLISMAIFISLPCLGKTIEIMSYNVENLFDIVHDEGKNDWTFLPTKTKGKKEACDKVKSSYRKKECHETDWAKDNLEVKIENITKMVRRDGKLPAILALSEIENERVISQLAKFIGYKKFAVSDSPDKRGIDLAVLWNETEDVKFLSKKEHVLKGEYFKDRPSRNILEVEFQIGKKEKLTVFVNHWPSLSNPTEARIIAAKTLAKRTKEILKKNKNQNIMAMGDFNTIDENYPHPFKSVLYKDDLYKDLHTTFKKDKSISYNVKDQMAPGSYFYGRGMTWNLLDRIFFTNNLTNNSGLEIDIASYQIYAPSFATRTYEYRSKGKYLYGSTIKGTPFRYEHNSTSNRRAGYSDHFPLIVNLKY, encoded by the coding sequence TTGAAATCACTCTTAATTTCTATGGCCATTTTTATTTCTCTTCCATGTCTTGGAAAGACAATTGAGATCATGTCTTACAATGTTGAAAACCTTTTTGATATCGTTCACGATGAAGGTAAGAACGATTGGACTTTTCTTCCAACAAAAACAAAAGGTAAGAAGGAAGCTTGTGATAAGGTAAAGTCTAGCTACAGAAAAAAAGAGTGTCACGAAACTGATTGGGCCAAAGATAATTTAGAAGTTAAAATTGAAAATATAACAAAAATGGTTAGAAGAGATGGAAAGCTTCCTGCAATCTTAGCACTTTCTGAAATTGAAAATGAGCGAGTTATCTCTCAATTAGCAAAGTTCATTGGTTATAAGAAGTTCGCTGTATCGGATTCACCTGATAAGAGAGGGATTGATCTTGCGGTACTATGGAATGAGACTGAAGACGTAAAGTTTCTTTCTAAGAAAGAACATGTTCTTAAGGGAGAATACTTTAAGGACAGACCTTCTAGAAATATTCTAGAGGTGGAATTTCAAATTGGTAAAAAAGAAAAGCTAACTGTCTTTGTAAATCACTGGCCTTCGCTTTCTAACCCTACAGAGGCAAGAATTATTGCAGCCAAGACTCTGGCTAAGAGAACGAAAGAGATTTTAAAGAAGAATAAAAATCAAAATATCATGGCAATGGGTGACTTCAATACAATCGATGAAAACTACCCGCATCCATTCAAAAGTGTACTCTATAAAGACGACCTCTATAAGGATTTACACACAACTTTCAAAAAAGATAAGTCCATTAGCTACAATGTAAAAGATCAGATGGCTCCAGGAAGTTACTTCTACGGAAGAGGAATGACTTGGAACCTACTCGATAGAATTTTCTTTACTAATAACCTTACAAATAACTCTGGTCTAGAAATTGATATTGCTTCTTACCAGATTTACGCACCATCATTTGCTACTAGAACATATGAATATAGAAGTAAGGGAAAATACCTTTATGGATCAACTATTAAAGGAACTCCATTTAGATATGAGCATAACTCTACTTCAAATAGAAGAGCAGGATATTCTGATCACTTTCCACTAATTGTTAACTTGAAGTATTAA
- a CDS encoding hydroxyacylglutathione hydrolase, which yields MHIHQIYTFSPLRNFSYLIEEENGKAICVDPFDANQMLEFAASKNLEIDAIINTHEHLDHFCGNEGVVQATGAKVYAHENALGKIPGVDTYLSLGDRVEVRGGFLEVMDTPGHTFAHLCLKYIQGESVKAVFTGDTLFNAGVGNCHNGGNPEVLYKTISEQFHTLDGDVIIYPGHDYIENNLEFTLNREPGNKCACQWLKKVKAGDSTKFVFNIADEKSFNAFFRLGNEEIVSGLSGNVESEKEVFLRLRELRNKW from the coding sequence GTGCATATCCATCAAATCTATACTTTTAGTCCCCTTAGAAATTTTTCTTATTTAATTGAAGAGGAAAATGGCAAGGCCATTTGTGTTGACCCTTTTGACGCGAATCAAATGCTTGAGTTTGCGGCGAGTAAGAACTTGGAGATAGACGCAATCATCAATACTCATGAGCACCTAGATCATTTCTGTGGAAACGAGGGAGTTGTCCAAGCGACTGGGGCAAAAGTCTATGCTCACGAAAATGCGTTGGGGAAAATTCCAGGTGTGGACACCTATCTCTCCTTGGGAGATAGGGTAGAGGTTCGCGGAGGTTTTTTGGAAGTAATGGACACTCCTGGGCACACATTTGCACACCTATGTCTCAAGTATATACAAGGTGAGAGTGTTAAGGCCGTATTCACTGGAGATACGCTTTTTAATGCAGGGGTTGGGAATTGTCACAATGGAGGAAATCCCGAAGTTCTCTATAAAACTATTAGCGAACAATTTCACACTTTAGATGGCGATGTTATTATTTATCCAGGGCATGACTATATTGAAAATAATCTAGAGTTTACTCTGAATAGAGAGCCGGGAAATAAGTGTGCGTGTCAGTGGCTTAAGAAAGTTAAGGCGGGAGACTCGACAAAGTTTGTCTTCAATATCGCTGATGAAAAATCATTCAATGCTTTCTTTAGACTAGGCAACGAAGAAATTGTCAGTGGCCTTAGTGGTAATGTAGAATCCGAAAAAGAAGTGTTCTTGCGACTGCGAGAACTTAGAAATAAATGGTAA